From a single Glycine soja cultivar W05 chromosome 19, ASM419377v2, whole genome shotgun sequence genomic region:
- the LOC114400749 gene encoding CBL-interacting serine/threonine-protein kinase 8-like isoform X1: MKVLDRSTIIKHKMVDQIKREISIMKLVRHPDVVRLHEVLASRTKLYIILEFITGGELFDKIIHHGRLSEADSRRYFQQLIDGVDYCHSKGVYHRDLKPENLLLDSLGNIKIFDFGLSAFPEQGVSILRTTCGTPNYVAPKVLSHKSYNGAVADVWSCGVILFLLLAGYLPFDELDLTTLYSKIERTEFSCPLWYPVGAKMLIYRILDPNPETIETFTKVGQLEKASDAEEYSS, encoded by the exons ATGAAGGTGCTCGATAGAAGCACCATCATCAAGCACAAGATGGTCGACCAG ATCAAGAGGGAGATTTCGATCATGAAGCTAGTTAGGCACCCTGATGTTGTTCGCCTGCACGAG GTTCTTGCAAGCCGTACTAAGCTTTATATTATATTGGAGTTCATCACGGGTGGTGAgttgtttgataaaatt ATACACCATGGACGCCTTAGTGAAGCTGACTCTAGAAGATATTTCCAACAGCTTATTGACGGTGTAGATTATTGCCACAGTAAGGGAGTTTATCACAGAGATTTAAAG CCTGAAAATCTTTTACTTGATTCACTAGGAAATATAAAGATTTTCGATTTTGGTTTGAGTGCATTTCCTGAGCAG GGGGTGAGTATCCTTCGGACAACTTGTGGGACTCCGAACTATGTGGCTCCTAAG GTACTCAGTCATAAGAGTTACAATGGTGCTGTGGCAGATGTTTGGTCCTGTGGGGTTATCCTCTTTCTCCTACTGGCTGGATATCTTCCTTTTGATGAGCTTGATCTAACCACCTTATATAGTAAG atTGAGAGAACAGAGTTTTCATGCCCTCTTTGGTATCCAGTGGGAGCAAAAATGTTGATATATAGAATTTTGGACCCAAATCCTGAAACT